The Trichoderma asperellum chromosome 6, complete sequence region CTAGTCATTAACCTGCTTTGCAGTGCCAATCTTATCGCCTTGGTGTATACTCCGTAATATGCGTGTATTCAGTTTCTTTTGATGCGCGCCTGAATACTGTAGACTACAGGGGCCTTGCTCAGCGCGCacaccctcttctccaggGCCAATCAAGTGCGTGTTGCGCAACTGCAAGGCTACTCGCCAATGATTCATGCTGGATGATGGAATGCCAAGGGCCCTGCATGGACGCTGCAGCCCATCCGATGCTTTTCGGGGACCCTTTGATGCAAtaccatctcatctcatacCCTGTGGCATCACCGCGGTTCTGGCTTCCGAATTACCGAGTCGGCTACGGCGCATGTTTGCTGAGAGCGACAGAGACCAGGCAGCAAGTCGCATGGAGTCTCTTTGCTGGTTATTGCAACTCGTCTGCATGCACGAAAGCTCCATTTTGGCTGGATCCCGTCCGCCACTTGTCGTCATGGCTTGACTCGACCGCCATCAAAGCGGCTCACCTGACGGCTCCCGGCCTATAACGCGCTGTGCGGTGCCTAATGCATAGGAAGCCTTCAGTGGCTATACCAGGTCAGACGCTGAGGCTAGTGCTAGCCCCAGGCGACCCCAGACTCGGGACTAGAGCTAGGCAATGCACGCTGAGACGTGCAGGTTGCAACGCTCAGCCTTGCGAACGCCATGAAGCTTTCATTTCGTCCCCCTTTTTGCTAGTCTGCTATTAGTCTACAGCCATCTATTCACTTTCCAACGTGGCTTTGGCTACTGCCAACAGCAGCCCTTCAttttctccatcctccttGCCGGGCAAAAGCACAAGTCCCTGCGCCATCACCGAGCCAAAGCCGATCCGAGGCCCCAAATGACCTGTCTGATGCTAATGCATACCACCCTGATAGCCCACACCCCCATCGAAGCTTACCACATCCAGAATCCCTTCATCATATAAcacttcctcctccttaGCAACCATCCGCCACCTCTATCCTAGAGCTTCTCTTCACATCGCCCACCGCAATGGCCGAACGAGACGGCTACGGCTCGATGTCGCAGCCGACCTCTCCCCGTCTCTCTCGCCGGCCAGTTGCCATGCGTCGCCAGAACTCGGCCAACGAGCCCGACGAGCGCGCTCCACTACTCTTAAACACCTCTCGATCACGTATTCGAATCCACGGCGGGGCTGCTTCACCACGCCGTCCAAATTTATCCCGCGATCAGAGCCACTCAGgtatggaagaagaaacgcAGCGGCCACCCCTCCTTTGGGCCCCTGGAAAATCCGAGTTTTCTTGTGCTTTGAAATCAGCATCAGCTAACAACGTTCGACGACGACTGTAGATAGCATCCCGGGCACTCGACACCATAGCCGTCGCTCTTCTTGGGGGCAGCGCCTAGTCAATGCGTTCTCTGAGCGATCCATGTCAGAGTCCAAGGGCTCCATCTTCCCCGACGAGCGAGTATGGTACGATCAGTTTACAAGCACCGATTGGGTGCACGATACGATAGCCGACTCCTATCGCGTGAAAGCGCTCCGCAGCAGAAAGGATTTCTGGGGTCGAATCCTGACGACCATTGATGGGAGCCAGGGTTGGATTCTCAGTGCTCTTTGCGGCTTTGTTATTGCCCTGATAGCGTATACAGTCGATGTAGCAGAGTCTGTTGTGTTTGATTTCAAGGACGGTTATTGTGCAAAAGCCTGGTATTTTGATGAAAAGGTGGGTGCAAGCAGaatttttgtcttctttttaccATTTGGTAGCTGTCTTGGCCTTGAAATTCTTGACTGACATGACGTCTAGAGATGCTGTCCTAGAGGACGCACCGACTGCGAGGACTGGAAGACATGGTCTCAAGCACTGAATTATCACCCCTTTGGAGAAAAGTGGACGGATTTCCTCATCTATGTCGGAGGCGTCGTTCTCTTTGCTTGCGCCTCTTGCTGGGTGGCCCTGTGGACAAAGACTGTTGTTCCCTCAGCCTATCGTTTGACCACCTTGGACGAAAATCTTGCTGCTGAGAGCGCCCATCCCGTGCCAGATGAAGGCCCTGGCGATGATAGTGCAAGCCCTCGACAGGTGATTGATAGCAAACCGGACAATCCGCCCATGGTTTACTactcagcagcaggcagcGGTGTCGCCGAAGTTCGAGTCATCCTCAGCGGCTTTGTTCTTCACGGTTTCCTCGGCCTGAGGACGTTAATTTTCAAGATGGTCTCGCTAATTTTGAGTGTGTCTTCGGGATTAAGCATTGGCAAAGAGGGCCCATTCGTTCACATGGCCACTTGTGTTGGCAATATCGCGTGCCGTCTCTTTGCAAAGTACGATCGTAATGATGCCAAGAGACGTGAAGttctctctgctgctgccgcggcTGGCGTAGCCGTGGCTTTCGGCGCGCCTCTAGGAGGAGTGCTGTTTGGCCTGGAAGAAGTATCGTACTTTTTCCCGGCCAAAACGCTGTTTCGGACATTTTTCGCCTGTATCGTTGCATCACTTTCTCTAAAGTTCTTGAATCCGTATGGTACCCACAAGATTGTCATGTTTGAGATTCGGTACCTGATCGATTGGGAGTACTTTGAACTGGGATCTTTCATCTTTGTCGGCATTGTCGGAGGCGCCATGGGAgctctcttcatcaaagCATCCAAGTATTGGGCACAATCATTCCGTCGGATTAGGGTTATCAAGGCGTATCCAATGCTGGAGGTGTTTCTCGTGGCTGTTGTAACAGGTCTCATGAGCTATTGGAATCCATTAACCAAAGTAACAGTCCAAAAACTTCTTCTCAACCTGGCTTCTCCGTGCGACCGCACTAAGAGCGACAGCCTGGGGCTTTGCCCGAGGTCAATCGATGACATACCCTTGATTTTGTCGACGCTTATCATGGCCTTCTTGATCAAGGGGTTCTTGACCGTCATTGCATTTGGAATTGTATGTATCCGTACCGCCTTTAAGAGCTTGAAAACGAACATTCTAACAATTGAACAGAAAGTTCCTGCCGGAATATATATCCCATCAATGGTTGTCGGTGGTTTGATGGGGCGGATTGTGGGACACCTCGCGCAGTGGTTAGTGCTTGCCACGCCCAACTGGAGTGTTTGGGGTGGTTGTGCAACCGCAGCGGATGGAACGTGTATCCAGCCCGGAGTTTATGGCCTCATTGCCGCCGGTGCAACCATGTGTGGCGTAACACGGTTGTCAGTGACTTTGGCTGTTATTCTATTCGAGCTCACTGGCAGTCTTGACTACGTTCTGCCCTTCTCCCTGTCGATTCTTGTGGCCAAATGGACGGCGGATGCCATTGAGCCAAACAGCATCTACGTAAGTGAAACACGGCGAGGCGACTAACAGAAAGCAATTCAACTAATCCTATATAATAGGACCTTCTTACGAACATGAATGCGTACCCATTCCTGGATAATAAGCATAAGCCTATTTTCAGCGGCGACTTGACGGATCTGGTCCGTCGACTACGGAGAGAACGAATTATAGATATTACAAATTCGCCGTTGGTCCCTGCTTCAAGTCTGCGCAGCAAGCTGGAGATCCTTCATCGCCATGGCGAACTGGATGGCGGCTTGCCAATCCTGAGAGAAGACGTCTTGGTGGGGCTTATACCTGCTCCGGATCTTCAATATGCCCTGGACCAGCTGCAAGATGAAGGCTCAAACCTTTGCTTGATGGACCAGGTTCCAAgccttgatgaagatgaagacattAATGGGCCCGATCCCACAGATTTTACCCAATATATTGATCCAGTAAGCATTCATTGATAATTCTCGATGGCAAGGAAACGAGGTGGAGACTTTTGCTAACGACATACAGGCACCCGTTGCACTGGATATTCGATCGCCGATAGATTTGGCGTGGGAATGTTTTGTTAAGCTAGGTTTACGGTACATTTGCGTCTTGAGGGACGGCAAATATGCTGGAATGGTAAGTGGTGGCTATTCTACCCCTCCCAAAGTTTCAATCGTCGTGCCAGATGCCACAGTGCTGATCATGTCTTGCGTTGTAGATCCATAAAAAGACATTCGTTAAATACACTCGAGAATTAGAAGACGAGCAAGGTGGCCATTAAGAGAAGTGGCCTCCAATGTGGATGTTTGCAGCGCGCTACGGAGCGGCTAGACATTGTAAAGCAGAGAGGCAATGGTTTGCACATTCAGAGTTGAAAGAGTTAGACTCGTTGGGTATTGCGGTGATTTTAGTTTTGCATACACTTGGCGCATTTGGCTTGGGCCTGTGACCGACTTGGACAACGTTGGTTTACACCTTTTGGGTTTGGTTTTATTCTTCACGCAGA contains the following coding sequences:
- a CDS encoding uncharacterized protein (TransMembrane:10 (i154-172o228-248i330-347o353-369i381-405o417-434i455-475o495-513i552-574o580-604i)), which produces MAERDGYGSMSQPTSPRLSRRPVAMRRQNSANEPDERAPLLLNTSRSRIRIHGGAASPRRPNLSRDQSHSDSIPGTRHHSRRSSWGQRLVNAFSERSMSESKGSIFPDERVWYDQFTSTDWVHDTIADSYRVKALRSRKDFWGRILTTIDGSQGWILSALCGFVIALIAYTVDVAESVVFDFKDGYCAKAWYFDEKRCCPRGRTDCEDWKTWSQALNYHPFGEKWTDFLIYVGGVVLFACASCWVALWTKTVVPSAYRLTTLDENLAAESAHPVPDEGPGDDSASPRQVIDSKPDNPPMVYYSAAGSGVAEVRVILSGFVLHGFLGLRTLIFKMVSLILSVSSGLSIGKEGPFVHMATCVGNIACRLFAKYDRNDAKRREVLSAAAAAGVAVAFGAPLGGVLFGLEEVSYFFPAKTLFRTFFACIVASLSLKFLNPYGTHKIVMFEIRYLIDWEYFELGSFIFVGIVGGAMGALFIKASKYWAQSFRRIRVIKAYPMLEVFLVAVVTGLMSYWNPLTKVTVQKLLLNLASPCDRTKSDSLGLCPRSIDDIPLILSTLIMAFLIKGFLTVIAFGIKVPAGIYIPSMVVGGLMGRIVGHLAQWLVLATPNWSVWGGCATAADGTCIQPGVYGLIAAGATMCGVTRLSVTLAVILFELTGSLDYVLPFSLSILVAKWTADAIEPNSIYDLLTNMNAYPFLDNKHKPIFSGDLTDLVRRLRRERIIDITNSPLVPASSLRSKLEILHRHGELDGGLPILREDVLVGLIPAPDLQYALDQLQDEGSNLCLMDQVPSLDEDEDINGPDPTDFTQYIDPAPVALDIRSPIDLAWECFVKLGLRYICVLRDGKYAGMIHKKTFVKYTRELEDEQGGH